The genomic interval AGGCTCCCATAGAAATTGACCCCAGCACTCATCGTTCTATTTGGCATGGGAACTGGCTGTTTGGAGTCCTCATCCTTCCAATAATGTGATCCCCTAGAAGGAAGGGGCCAGGTCTATTCTGTCTCTGGGAACATAGGGAAGAGTATGGGGCTGAGGTCATGAATGCCTGTTGGAAGAGACAGAACCACCACATCGAATCCCTCTCCAGTTACCCTTTCCCAGTGTCCCCAGACATGAACACACAGTACCAATGCTGAGACTGGGTATGGAGGCTGCCCTGAGCTGGCTCCAGTTTCCTCACCAGGATGCGGATAATATTGAGAAAAAGCCCAAAGTTCACCTGGAAATAGAGGCATAGGAAGGTGGAAGACAAGGGTGAGGGGGTAGCCTTGGGTGGCTGGGGTGAGCCCCAGTCCATTTGGGAACTAGAAAATTTAAATCCTTGAGACGTGAGAACGTGCAGGTGAATGAATGCACAGATCATTGCTCCAGAATTTGTAGCCTGGAGCTGGGAGGTCCCACATTTGAGCCTTGGAGGACAGAGAAGGACCCAGGATTCCTGTCCCTCTCCAGTCCTGGGATCAAGGGGGGTGATCAGGCCTCGCCACCAGCCTCCAGCCACCTCCCAGACTCTTCTCTAGCACAAAGCAGATGTCCCTCACTTTGCACAGTTGCTAAGTTGCAAAACATTTGTACATTTACCAAAGCCATGCAAAGCAGTCTTCACTGCCTCTGTGTTGTGTGTGAgagcagagggaggagaagggtTTAGCTACAGACTCCATTTACTGCCCCCACCCCGCACCCCCAGTCTCTCACTGCAGTGGTAAATGATCTGCAACCAGCGCATTACACTCATCAAAATTGAGCTGGAACAGCCCGCATGCTGATGGAGACCACCACCCCTCTGGTTTTACTAACAGgatactgaggcccagagagggcctCACAGAGAATCAGTGGCAGAGCGAGGCTGGAGCCCAGTCTTCAAGACACCCAGCCTGGAGTTGCATTTCCTGCTGTGCACAGCCCCTCGGTAGTTTCAGGGAGGTTGACTGAATAAAGCGAAGGACACTGGCCCAGGGACTGACCCCGACTGAGAGAACGATGGGTCCTTTGATGATCCACCAGTAGGGGGAGCTGTTGTCCAGGTCCCAGCACCTGTGGAGAGAGGCAAGAATGCCATTGTTGGAAAGTCCCCTTTACTGTGGTGACGCAgacacctccctcctctcttggGTATTCATGACTTCTGGTCTCACCCACCTCCCCTCCAGccttttctcctgtctcagccagtTAGGGTCTCACCCAAAGGGGCACCCCCATCCAGGCTGGGCTCACCCTTTGTATCCACCTAGATGGGCAAACGTTTCTGAACTCTGCCTGTTCAAGGCCTCCTTGCTGGCCCCAACACATCCCTTTCTCCAGGAAGCCCCCTGGCAACTCCCTCGCCCcaccttcccccagccccacagCCCTAGGAATCTGAGCTCCACTCTCCTGCCAGGCTCATGCCTCCTCTGTGCTACCCACAGACTGTTCTCCCACCCCCCAACCTAGCCGAGcagtccctcctcctcctcttcccagccTGGAGAACAGCCCGCGGCCTGACTGTCCACTCCACACCCCATGTAGGCCCAGCCGGTATAATGAGGTGGCCGCTCCGACTCACGCAATGTCCTCGAAGGCCAGTTTGCAGCCCACCCACGTGCCAGTGAAGAGCACAGGCAGCCCTATGGGAGGACGGAGAGACACAAACGAGGGGGTCTGCATCTTTGGCTCTGAGCTCtggccccacctcccaccaccatCAGCCAGGTAGGGCACTGCAAAGGAAGGGCCGGACAGGACCCTAGAGCCAGGGCCCTGGTGCCACCTCCAACACTTGCTGCTGGACTGTGGCCTGTCCctccccttctctgggcctcagactGATGTGGAGGGGCCTTTATGTGAACTCCCTGGGCCTTCCCAGCCCTTTCCCTCCCAATGGTGCCCAACCTGCCCTCAGTGCTCACCCCAGCCAGCGAGAACCAGCCACCAGAAGGCTCTCCTTGAGCTGGGGGAGGTGGAGGCCAGTAGGCAGGTCAGGTAGACAGCTTCTGCCAACAGCCAGCTGAAGTTGGTCATGGTGGCGAAATGAGAGGTGGCCACAGAGACCTTGCATAGAACCTGGGGGCCGGGACCTGGGTGCTTcagagctgggacacccactGGAGCCCCCACCCCAATCTCCCCTACCCTACTCAGATACAGAACCTCCAGGCCCCTCCACCTTAGGCTGGGACCTCCAGCTCCTTGGGCCACCTGAGAGGAGGTGTGGTGATATACACTGAGGGTTAAGAGCACAGATTTGGGATCTAGACAGCTTGGCTTCTAATTTGCCATCTATTTCCTGTGCAAATCTCCTCACACCTTAgcttttcatctgtaaaaggaaaaaCTTCCAATACCTAGCTCAAGTCCTTGTCATAAGGATTAAATGGAAACTGCCTAAGACTTGCTTCTATTTTCACTTACCCCCATCCTTCCTGAGCTGAAGTCAATCCCTAGAGTTGACTTATTCAGCCACAGTTCTGTCTtgcaaaaaacacacacaggcacctgtgcattcactcactcactgcaTGACTTGATCACCTGCCAGCGGGTGAGCAGGACCACCTCTGAGTTCCGTTGGCCCAGGTTTGATCCCAGCCCCACCCATGTGCCACTGGGTGACCTTGCCAATTGCTTCTCCTCTACAAAATGGGATTAAAATGATCTTTCTTCttcaagttgttttaaaaattcaagagatAATGCCAGCTGATTCTTGAACAACAAAGGTGTGAACTGCTGAAGTCCATTTACACATAgattttcttccatctctgtCACCCCTAAGACACCAAGACcaacttctcttcctcctgcccctcAGACTACTCAACATAAAGACGATGGGGATAAAGACCTCcgtgatgatccacttccatttaaaaacagtaaatttattttcccttctttacgatgtttttaaaaatttttctctagcttactttattgtaagaatacagtatataacacaTGTAACAgataaatatgtgttaatcagTCATTTATGTTATTAGTAAGGCTTCAGGTCAACAGTAGGCAATCAGTTAAGTTTGGGGGAGTCAAGAGTTATACTTGAATTTTCAGCTGAAAGGGGGGCCAACACCACTAACCCCATGTTGTTCAAAGGATAActatacatgtaaagcacttagtacaatgcctggcacaaaataagtGCTCAGTGTGAAGTATGATTAATTCTTTCATCAGTTAATTGAGGTCACGTGTTAGTTTGCTCACTGATTTCGCTGTTCATTTCCAGCATACTTGTAGAGAATCCAGCAGTTGCTAGGTCTCCACATTCTGCCCAACTTCCCTTTAATTTCAGTTGCCTCTTATTGTCTCCACTCCACCTCTCCCATGGTGCCTTCCCAGTTTCTTGGACATGGCCTAGGTCCTTCTGCCTTTGCGAGCTTGTTCCCCCTGGTCCCTCCTCTGGAATGttctccttccccatctccctaTTGTTGCTGCCAACACAGCTCCAGGGTCCCCTCCTCCCTGAAGCCCTCTGTCATTCTCTCCTAGCTCTCAGCTTCCTCCACTTGGGAGTCCCCTAATCTGTGTGCATTCTGTCCCATGGGCTCTTCCTAAAGGAGGGACCCAGCTCCTCCCAGCCCCTTGCATACACACCCCCAGCACAGACCAATGAGTGCTCAGGgaggaatgaaaggaaaggaaaaggctgTGCATAGTGAAACATGGTCTAGGTTGCACTACAGAATGCGGAGTAGAGCATGCAATATAGGAAATGACATGGATCGACACCACAGTCCAGGAAAGGCGTGAGAACTTAGGGCCTGACATGGGAGAGGAGCATTTTCCTGTTCTGTAATTGGCCATGCAGGAACCCCAGGGTCAGCCCACAGGGCAGGAAAGGCTGGGGCAGGCACTTCtgggtctgtaatcccacctcctCTCTCCCCTACCCACCCAGCCCCTTCACCCACGGCCATTACAGTAGAGAAGCTGCAGTAGTCAGTGTTGTCGCTGTGGAAAAGGGCAGCATCCTTCAGGAACACAGCACCCGCCTTGAGGATAAAAGTGGCGAACAGCTGGGTGTGGACATAGTTCCGGGGGCAGTGGAGCCTCCTGGGGGGAGTGGGAGAAATGAGGAACAAGCAGCAAGTGGGGGAGGGGATTCTGGTGTGCTGCAACTGGGCTGAGCAGGGCAGGAGGTGAATCAAATCAAATTGGATGCAATCAAACTGAATTGAATTGAGCTGAACTGGAGGCTTCAGTTTAACCCTTGCAGGACAGCTGAGCAACCATTCCTGTGCTCAGGGTAAGTGTGGAAACAGAGGAATATCTGGTCCCTGCCTTGAGGGTGCTCATAGTCTCAGGGAAGAGAGGCAGAAATGGCAGGTACCACCCACAGGAGCCCCCTGGATGATCAGAGACACTCATCCCCATGAGACCAAGATCAGCACAGGCCAGATGCCATGCTCAGACTTTGAAGGCTAGAGGAGGGGGTGGGGTCTTAAAAGGGACAATGGTCAGAGAGTTGTAACAGTCAAGAGGGCCTCcgggcaggaggcagaggactGTTAGATGCAGATAGAAGCTGGGCTTTCTCAGATATAAATACactgagaaaaatgaggaatTCTAAGCAAATAGAATGAGTGCCACATAAGCAAAGGGGCAGAGATAGGAGTGAGTTCTGGTGTTTGAAGAGATGGGTCTACATggtggggaaaagggaagggaaagttAGACATGGGTATGGTGCCTAGATCTGGGAAGTTCATGGCTATGCAGGCAAGGAAGCAGACTTGGCCCTCTGGGAAATAGGGAGCCAAGGAAGGTTCTTGAGCTGGTGATGAGGGTGGCAAACCTGAGAGCAACCAGGATGGTGATGGCCACGAAGAGGGCTACAATAGAGATGCTATGGCCCATGGTGTAGATAATCTTCACTGTGGAGAAGTAAGATTCCTGGGAAGGGCAGAGACAGAAGAAAGTCTCAGCTTCAGGGCCTTTGGGGGAAAGAGAGGCTTGGCAATCAAGCAGGTGAAGACTTTGCCATTCCACCCCAACATTGCCCATCTGGAGGCAGAGGTGTCCGCAGGTACCATGGAAAGCTCCCCCTATGCACTAGAGCTTTTGTTTCTAGTCTGCCTTCCACCTGACCTGCGGGTGAGGGAGGAGCAGTGGCGAGGAGTGGAGATGCTTAACACTCATTATGCTTTGGGGGTGAGGAGAGGCAGCCGCAGATACTACAGGTCCCTGGGGAATGACAAAAGCCCAAGAGGAAATCAGCTTGTTTATTGACATCCAgcttgctcatcagcttaagaaCACAATGTCCCCAAATAAAGGAGACAGCCAGGGACACCTGGGgccacaggcaggcaggcaaaaGGTTCCCATGGCCAAGTGTTTGGATCAGTCAGAGTGCAGCCTGGCCCTGAAGATAGAGGGTGCAGGCAAGGGAAGGGAGCAGGGGCCGGGGCACTGGCCCCAATCCCAGCTCTCCTGCGGGGTCCCGGCAATCACTGCCTGTCCCTGACTCAGTCTTTCCATCTGAAAAATGCTTACAGAAAAATGCTTCCATCTGAAAAATGCTTATAGTCATGCTTTACCTTTCAGAGATCAAGGGGACAGAGAAACAGGATGATGGGTGTGGGAGTGTCTTGCAAAGACCCTGCTGGATGCAGAAGTGTGGGTGTGCTCACTGGTATTAGGAGCTCTCTGCAATCACTCTGGGCTTGAGTTTCCCTCATTTGCCCACACCACAACCATGCACACTGCTCCACAGACTGAGGgtcagagaagaaaaggaactTCCCAGGGCTGCCAGGATCCTTGTTGCCTCTGGAACCACTTTAAGCTCCCTGCCCTGGAGACCTGGACACGGAACCAAGACAGCAGCCAGCAGATCTCCCACATGCCCTCTGCCCTGCTTCTCCCTCCAAGTAACTTGGCCCGTGGGTCACCCTTGAGTAACTTAGCAGAAGACCCCCTCTTCTCCAGATGCTTCACTGCTGTCTGCTGGAAAACCGCTGTAAGGAATATTCCAACCGGCAGGCTGGGGAATGGAGGCCCCGACGTTGTGCACCCACCCATACAAATGTCCATGGCAGTCCTTCCTCCAGGATGCCAGGAGCCTCTTACCTCCTCAGCCAGTAGCTCCAGAGGCACAGGGCAGGCCACAGGGTAAGGTGGAAAGGGCTCAGACCAGCCAGTCATGGTACAATCCCGCTTCACAGCCCCTGGGAGGCAAGCAAGACTCTCTAGCCAcaactccttccctctccccaggaGGGGGCTGGGGGTGCCATGGACCATCAAGTGACCCTGACAGGGTTTGCATGGACAGTTCCTCTCAGCAACAGAGAGAGTGGCTCCAGAGGCCTGGGGCCCAGGTGTAGCCTGCCCAGGGACACACTATGGGGCCTTCCATCTCTGGCTTCACGGGCGCCATCTCTGCACAGAGAGGATTACTCCCCTGAGGGGTGGGGAGTGGTGAGCTGGGCTGCCAGCCTCCTAAAGGCAGTAGGGGAGAAAAGAGGCCCTCGCTGTCCAGGCACCCAGGCCAGGGAGGTAAAGCAGAGCAGCGGGGTGCCCCACCCTCTCCATCCTGGGCAGTTAGTGGTGTCTTGGCAGACAGGCAGGCCTGCCCCCCTCCACCCTTGCAGCCAGCCTCCTGCTAACACCTGGAGGGCACCCAGGTCCAGCACTTACAGGTTCCGCACTCTAATCCTTTCTTGCGCAGTTAATGCTTTCGTTCTCCCCAGTTCACAGCTCAGGGAGCAGAGGTCAGGATTGACTGACGGGCCCGAGGTCACCCCAGAAGAGGGGAAGTTGGTATACAAACCCAGGTCAGTCTGCCCTCAAAGCCAGTGATGTGTCTGCCAGATTCTGCCACTTCCAGACGAAAGCACCTCCCTTTCCCACCGCCACACCCAGGACCCCTCACCTGACTCTGAGCTGAAGTGAGAGAAGAAATCAGGGCAGGGGAGGGTGACCCACTCGCCAGAGCCTGCCGTCGGCCAGCACAGCAGCCCATCCCAGGTCCTAGGGCAGCCTGGATAGAGAGCCGGGAGCAGCAGAGACTCAGCCCAGCCACAGGGCTGCCCCAGCAATCCGAGGGGTGATGCCAGAGGACATAAAGGAATCAGAGAAGCCGCCACCTGACTCCTAGGCCCCATACCCAGGGTGGTGTTGGGCATCTCCTCTGCTGCTTGTAGACAGGCACTCTCATCCTCTCTCagctgggtgatgaagtcacattctGGGTGCATGTGGCCCAATACCTGCTGGAAACAGTGAACAGGATGAGCCAAGCCAATTGAGTGCCTTTCTGGGCTCTGTGGTCCACATGACCTGAGAACAGGGACAAGTCCTGATTCATTTCTGTGCCCTAATCCTGAGCAAAGACCTGCTTGCAGTACTTTCAGGTGTGTTTGGTGGATGTTCAGATAGAAGgtaggaacgaaggaaggaacgaaggaaggaaggaaggaaggagggagggagggagggagggagggagggagggagggaagaaaggaaggaaggaaggaaagaaggaaggaaggaaggaaggaaggaaggaaggaaggaaggaaggaaggtaggtaggTGTGACTGCCTAGGCAGCTGGCTGGTGGAATGGATGAGtatacagacagacagacaaatatatggctggggaggtggatggatggatggacagatagatggacGGACAGATGACTGGCTACATGGATGGGTGCATGGTGGATGAATGAGAGAGCTGTGCAAGGATGGATGTGTGGGTTCATGGATGTGTAGATGAAAGGATCATAGCCTTGACAGCTGAGCAACCCTGAAAGACTACAGTTTTAGGAACTTCCCAAATTTCGTGGTACACAGTGGCCATGAGAAATGATCTCTGGAAGCTGGAAACAGGTTGGGGTTTTTTTGGAAATCTTCTAGCAGTACTTCTGAAAGTGTGCATCAAGAATCAACTAGAGATCCACTGGGATGGAAGCAGGGATATGCAGAGATCTAGGGTGGATCTAGcactttgcattttaacaagttctcCAGGGAACTGGGAATGAACAGCAGGAATTTCTAGCACTTCTCCCTCCCACCGCCCCAAACTGGAGGAAAACCAAAACTGCTCGCCCAGTAGGCCAGAGCCCAAACAGTTACATAGAAGGGAAGCCAAGTTTACAAAACATACTTTCTGCACTGTGAACTGGGTATACAGCATACACATTTTTGTATAAAACACACATCTGAGTCAACCAGTGTAGACGTCTCTTCCCCCAGACTTTCACAGGAGAGGAGTggctggggaagggagaagggctAGATCCTAATAGACCCTGTGCAAGCTGTGATCAGAAGCAGgacaggggccgggcgcagtggctcatgcctgtaattccagcactttgggaggccaaagtgggcggatcacctgaagtcaggagttagacaccagcctgaccaacatggcaaaacaccatctctacaaaaatacaaaaattagccaggcgtggtgacatgctcctgtaatcccagctactcgggaggctgaggtaggagaatcgcttgaactcaggaggcagaggttacagtgagccgaaatcgtgccactgcactccagtgtgggcaataaagtgagactccgtctcagaaaaacaaacaaaaagaagcaagACAGGTAGCATGGGAGGGAGTGTCCCTCTCACAGGGATTggggaggtggcatttgagctggACCTGGGGACAAAGGAGCACTTTTTAGAGCCAGACACACACAGTGGGGAGAAGAGCGTCTGGAACAGAAGGAACATGTGCAAGGACAAGGGAAGTGGGGAAAGGTGTATTGGGGAAGTATCTGCTCAGGACTAATGTTTCTCTCCCCATGgcccacccctcaccccacccccgccccccgacacacacacaccctccatgTCTAACAGGATCCGTGTCAGCAAATGTTTAATTAACAGCTAGTGTTCTTTGGGAGAAATGCAGGCACAGCAAATAGTGCAGCAGATGTAAGACCAGGGCTGGGGTCAGAGAGTAGAGACTTTGACCACCAGAATGGGGACAATAGATGGTGGGTGACCACATGGAGAGACCCGAGAGCTCTGCCGCAGACTTGTGGGCCAGGAGAAGATCTGGAGACCCAGCCCAGTAAGAAGGGTCACCCCCACCAGTGCTGCCCTGGCAGGAGAAGTCACTCCTGTCCTGCCCTGCTGACCCCATGGGTCCATGACTTGGATGCAGCTCTGCCATCTCCTGCTTGGCCCTGCAGGGCCTCAGGTGCAGATGTCACCCATTACCCAAGCTCCAGGTCTGATTTTGGTGGGTGCCCCAGACTCAGCTCTTGGCTTCCTCCCCAGGACTCATTAACCCCAGGTCCATCTCAGGGCAGAGCCCCATTGCATCTCTCCCACATCTCCCAACAGACTGAGCGCACGAAGCAGGGAAGGAAGAGCAGGAGGGCAGATGGGCCTGTATGGGACTTTCTCACACTGTCAACCTGACATTGACCCTGGGCTGTTGGAAGAGCTGTGGTCTCGGCCTATCCTTCCGCCTACCGCACAGTATGGCAAGCCCCAACCCTGCCTGGGAAACTTTTCAGGGCCAATCTGGGGGAACCACTGAGGGCAAAGGACTCCAGGTGAGCAGCTTCTTGCCAAAAGTATGGACAGACAGCGCCCACACCTCTAAGAGAAGGAGGGAAATTTAGAGAAGCCCAACTAATGACTCAGGATGTGTGGTCACAGGGACAGATGTAAGGAGAGATTCTAGGAAGGGAAGTGGTGGGAGTGGAAGGACAGATTGTTCCAAGGTTTATCCAAATGCTCCTGCTGAATCAGGACTGGCAAAACACATTCTGGGGTTCCCAGTCACCCCCACACGCATCCTGGGCCCCACCCACCCCTGAGGGGAGGCTTCATCTCTCTGGACCCCCAGGCCTCACATCTGTGCCTGCTGCTCTTCCTGGTGTCAGCAGGGGATGGAGCCCACGCTGGCAGTGATTGAGTTTTAGCTTTGGTGCTAGCACCATCTACTGAATGGCCACCACCAGGTCTTGGGTCCCTCTGCTAAAAATTAATCTTTTGCTGTAGAGCACACACAGATGGCAGCCAGGGGGCAGTCGAAGTTTCCTGTGTTGCACCCCGATGCCCAGCCTTTGACAAATCAGATTCCACTCAATGCACAACGATCCAGACCAgaggatattttctcttttaacaaaAGAGATAAGCAaggctcaggaaggctgaggaacTTACAGGTCACATGACTAGTTTCATGGGTTAGGATTCAAGCCCAAAGCCTGTGCACTTAAGAGCAGGTGCAGCAAGGTGCTCGGGAGGGGCAGCACCCTCCAATAAGGCAGCGGAGGAAGAATGCTTCAGCCCCCACGAGAACCTTGTGACTCCCAGTCTGGTCCCTGCTGTCACTTGCAGTAACCTGGAAAGTTACTGGGAAACTGCAGCACATTCGAGAAGGGCCCTCTCTCCTGATCCCCATGCTCCAGCTCTCTAGCCCATGGAGTACGATTTGGTTGTCAAAAGTCTCTCCAGCCCTCGGCATCATGAGAGGATGATGGATCCGCTAACTGCTGGAGCAGAAGCAGCTGGTCTCCACCAACTCCTCAGGTTCCACTCCTTCCCTGGCCACACCCTCTTCAAAGGAAACCACCAAGTTGGAGAGTGGTTCAAGGAGTCATGGGGCTAAGAAGAGGTCTGGAAATCTTACCACAGGAGTGTGTGGAAGCATCACAGATGCACAGCCAAGAGAAAGAGCAGACTGGGGGGACGAAGACGGGGTCCTGACTTTGCCTTCCCAATTCTGAGGCACTTGTCTTGGGGCAGACAGGGTCTCTGTGGCCCCCAGAGGGCACAGCCAGGCCCTGGGGGAAGCAATAGGAAGGTGAGCTCAGTGCAGCCCCAAGAAGGACATGTTAATAGTGCTACCCAGAGTCACTACAGACTGCCAGGCAGAGGGAGATGAGGGAGGGGGCCCTGGTATCAGGAACTCTCTAAGCCATAACCTGCCACCTGCTCGTTGGGAGGGACTCTAGAGTCGAAGGGCAGTAGGGTCTCTGCCAGGCTCCAGTTGGCCCTGTGGCTTCCAGATCTGGAGCCTAGTGGGAGAGGCAGAAGGGTCTGAACTGGCTACTCACGGTCGGTAACGGGCTCAACACGCAGAGGACGTGGGCCCCCCACATCCGGCGGTCCATGGTGAGCCCAGCAGCGGCTCCCTCCATCAGCCTCAGTAAGCCTTGGCTGTCTTCCCTCCCTTGCTGTCCCCTGACACAGCCGCTGCCACCGCAtcctctgcttccctttctcAGGTGGCTGTTTGCATAGGCAGGAGCTAGCCAAGGGGACACAGCCCACTGAATATTCACCAGGATTGCAGGACACCTGCTCAGCTCAGCCCTGGCCCTGAGGTGGGACTCTGTTTCCAGCAGGCAGGGGCTGAGCCCCCGCCCTCACCACCTTCTACTCTGCCTATAAGTTTGCTCGTGTGTCTGTCCTGATAgcaaaggcccagagaggtgacaGCCACAGGTCACTTGGTCAATATTCTCTACCACTTTCTTCTCTAGGCCCAGGTCTCTGGTGGTCATCGCTGGAGTGACCTCTTAGACTGATGGGATCTTACAGAATAGGAAGGGGACCTGGGCCTGCCCTTGGGAAGCCCCCAGGTTGTTTGGTGTGTGCTCCTAGCCTTATCCACGGGGCTGGAGAGTGAGGTCAGAGCTGTGTAGACctggtggggaaggggaaggggacagTATCAGTGGAGATGGAGGGTTGGAATGGTCTTAGGAAAGGAAATGTGATCTCTAGGCACTGGCATGGACTGGCCAGGAATGTGTCAGCAAGATCTGGGTCCTTTACTGGGCAAGGACTCTGGCCTGGATGGTGAGCTAAAGCTGCCAGTGTCAAGGCTCTGGACTTCACATGGGGGCTTGTCAAAATCTCTCCAAAACTCTCACAGCAAGAGGGGAAAACGAGGTTGGATGGAAGCCTTGTGAGAGGATTCGTGGGTCAGGTCATCTTGAATAGAGGAGGACAACTGTCATCAGTAGCACAAATGAGAAGGCTTACACAGCCACTCAAACCATGTTGAACATTCATTGTCTGGTCacttttattatagttttcaaCTTTAAAATGCAGGGTCTCCATGGGCCAGGCTAAAGACAGCGTTCTAAATGCCCCTGGATCTTGCACAGCATTTTGAAATGTCAAAGATGTCACCTCTGAAAGACCTGAATGTCCCAGTAGCCGACAGGTCCTGATGTTTGTGTGCACGTCTCCACTCACAGAAGCTGCTGGGCCGGGTGCTAAAACACCAGACATGTTTACAGCCCAATCGCATCATGAATGTTGAAGGCTC from Rhinopithecus roxellana isolate Shanxi Qingling chromosome 6, ASM756505v1, whole genome shotgun sequence carries:
- the GHRHR gene encoding growth hormone-releasing hormone receptor; protein product: MEGAAAGLTMDRRMWGAHVLCVLSPLPTVLGHMHPECDFITQLREDESACLQAAEEMPNTTLGCPRTWDGLLCWPTAGSGEWVTLPCPDFFSHFSSESGAVKRDCTMTGWSEPFPPYPVACPVPLELLAEEESYFSTVKIIYTMGHSISIVALFVAITILVALRRLHCPRNYVHTQLFATFILKAGAVFLKDAALFHSDNTDYCSFSTVLCKVSVATSHFATMTNFSWLLAEAVYLTCLLASTSPSSRRAFWWLVLAGWGLPVLFTGTWVGCKLAFEDIACWDLDNSSPYWWIIKGPIVLSVGVNFGLFLNIIRILVRKLEPAQGSLHTQSQHWRLSKSTLFLIPLFGIHYIIFNFLPDNAGLGIRLPLELGLGSFQGFIVAILYCFLNQEVRTEISRKWHGHDPELLPAWRTRAKWTTPSRSAAKVLTSMC